In Vigna unguiculata cultivar IT97K-499-35 chromosome 3, ASM411807v1, whole genome shotgun sequence, a single genomic region encodes these proteins:
- the LOC114175258 gene encoding uncharacterized protein LOC114175258 yields the protein MVYERIQKPQGGGGFSPGKLRNMLLGVEKKRKEEEELDSTFTTRSQNSEMDESGGSSSDHCKDVDVVSVLPEYSTSALVRTSSIEAVGGDDRFVKANAAVSSRNRILEDPSSDYDSGHENMSISSSVFEFQKAERSTQRVPVRPFSKPAPSKWDDAQKWIASPTSNRPKTVQAQGQGGHVGPRKVGSLGYGSRQPSMKVVVEVPDQREIALDEPDTKQIDTNQTKMESGGQKFVSWEADPYAIASSCVSLSQHNSSLAIQNATTFVPPPSTARSVSMRDMGTEMTPIASQEPSRTGTPVRATTPMRSPNSSRPSTPPRSSPVSTLTDLHSDNLNLSKNELSEKELQMKTRREIMVLGTQLGKMNIAAWASKEEEDKDASTSLKTKAEQPKSVVEARAAAWEEAEKAKYMARFRREEMKIQAWENHQKAKTEAKMKKIEVEVERIRSKAHDKLMNKLAAARHKAEEKRAAAEANRNHQAAKTEEQADYIRRTGHVPSSYLSFSCCNWCS from the exons ATGGTTTACGAAAGGATCCAAAAGCCTCAG GGTGGCGGGGGATTTTCACCGGGAAAATTGAGGAACATGCTACTGGGCGTggagaagaagaggaaagaagaagaagagctCGATTCTACTTTCACCACGAGATCTCAGAATTCGGAAATGGATGAATCTG GTGGTAGCAGTTCTGATCATTGTAAAGATGTAGATGTTGTGAGTGTCCTTCCTGAGTATTCAACTTCTGCTTTAGTTCGCACCAGTAGCATAGAGGCAGTTGGTGGTGATGATCGTTTTGTGAAGGCTAATGCAGCAGTGAGTTCAAGGAATAGAATCTTAGAAGACCCTTCTTCAGATTATGATAGTGGGCATGAAAATATGAGCATCTCATCGTCAGTGTTTGAATTTCAAAAGGCCGAGCGGTCTACACAGAGAGTGCCAGTGAGACCATTCTCAAAACCAGCACCATCTAAATGGGATGATGCTCAGAAGTGGATAGCTAGTCCAACATCAAACCGGCCGAAGACAGTGCAGGCTCAAGGACAAGGTGGGCATGTAGGTCCACGTAAGGTCGGTAGTCTTGGTTATGGAAGCCGGCAACCTTCAATGAAGGTTGTTGTTGAAGTTCCAGATCAAAGAGAAATTGCTTTAGATGAACCGGATACCAAGCAAATTGATACAAATCAAACTAAGATGGAAAGTGGAGGACAGAAATTTGTGAGTTGGGAGGCTGATCCCTATGCAATTGCAAGTTCTTGTG TAAGCCTTAGCCAGCACAATTCGTCTCTTGCCATCCagaatgcaacaacatttgtTCCTCCCCCTTCAACAGCTCGGTCTGTATCGATGAGAGATATGGGAACCGAAATGACCCCTATTGCTAGCCAGGAGCCTTCAAGAACAGGTACCCCTGTGAGGGCAACAACACCAATGCGCAGTCCTAACTCTTCTCGGCCTTCTACTCCCCCAAGATCCTCCCCTGTATCCACTTTAACTGATCTTCATAGTGACAATCTGAATCTCAGCAAGAATGAATTGTCCGAAAAGGAGCTACAAATGAAGACCAGGCGTGAAATAATGGTCCTTGGGACACAACTTGGTAAAATGAATATTGCTGCTTGGGCTAGCAAAGAAGAGGAAGATAAGGATGCATCTACTTCCCTCAAAACTAAAGCAGAACAGCCTAAGAGTGTTGTTGAAGCACGTGCAGCAGCATGGGAGGAAGCTGAGAAGGCCAAGTATATGGCCAG GTTTAGGCGTGAGGAGATGAAAATTCAAGCATGGGAAAATCATCAGAAAGCAAAAACAGAAGCcaagatgaaaaaaattgag GTAGAAGTTGAGAGAATACGTAGTAAGGCACATGATAAGCTAATGAATAAATTAGCTGCTGCAAGGCATAAAGCTGAGGAAAAACGAGCAGCAGCAGAAGCCAATAGAAATCATCAAGCTGCAAAAACTGAAGAGCAAGCAGATTATATACGAAGAACTGGTCATGTCCCTTCCTCGTATTTGTCATTTTCTTGCTGCAATTGGTGCTCTTGA